From one Bacteroides eggerthii genomic stretch:
- the murD gene encoding UDP-N-acetylmuramoyl-L-alanine--D-glutamate ligase — MSRIVVLGAGESGAGAAVLAKVKGFDTFVSDMSAIKDKYKELLDKHGIVWEEGQHTEELILNADEVVKSPGIPNDAPLILKLKEKGIPIISEIEFAGRYTDAKMICITGSNGKTTTTSLIYHIFKSAGLNVGLAGNIGNSLALQVAMEKHDYYVIELSSFQLDNMYKFRANIAVLMNITPDHLDRYDHCMQKYVDAKFRITQNQTPEDAFIYWNDDPIIRRELEKHGLKAHPYPFAAVKEDGAIAYVEDGEVEINEPIAFNMEQEELALHGTHNLYNSLAAGISANLAGIKKEDIRKALSDFKGVEHRLEKVATVRGIQFINDSKATNVNSCWYALQSMTTKTVLILGGKDKGNDYTEIEELVRTKCSALVYLGLHNEKLHEFFDRFGLPVADVQTGMKDAVEAAFQLAKKGETVLLSPCCASFDLFKSYEDRGDQFKKYVREL, encoded by the coding sequence ATGAGTAGAATTGTAGTTTTAGGAGCTGGCGAGAGTGGTGCGGGAGCTGCCGTACTCGCCAAAGTAAAAGGTTTCGACACATTCGTATCCGATATGTCCGCCATCAAAGACAAATACAAGGAACTGTTGGACAAGCATGGCATTGTCTGGGAAGAAGGGCAACACACTGAGGAACTGATACTCAACGCCGATGAAGTGGTGAAAAGTCCCGGCATCCCCAATGACGCTCCGCTTATTCTAAAATTAAAAGAAAAAGGCATTCCTATCATCTCCGAAATAGAGTTTGCCGGACGTTATACAGACGCCAAGATGATTTGTATCACCGGTTCCAACGGTAAGACTACCACCACTTCGCTCATTTATCATATCTTCAAGAGTGCGGGACTGAACGTGGGACTGGCAGGAAACATCGGCAACAGCCTTGCCCTACAAGTAGCCATGGAAAAGCATGATTATTATGTCATAGAACTGAGTTCCTTCCAGTTGGACAACATGTATAAGTTTCGCGCCAACATCGCTGTCCTCATGAATATCACTCCCGATCATCTGGACCGATACGACCACTGCATGCAGAAATATGTAGATGCGAAATTCCGCATCACGCAGAACCAGACACCGGAAGACGCTTTCATTTACTGGAACGACGACCCTATCATCCGCAGAGAACTGGAGAAGCATGGCTTAAAAGCGCATCCCTATCCTTTCGCCGCCGTAAAAGAGGACGGCGCCATCGCCTATGTGGAAGACGGAGAAGTGGAAATCAACGAGCCTATCGCTTTCAACATGGAACAAGAGGAACTTGCGCTACATGGCACCCACAACTTGTATAACTCACTGGCTGCCGGTATCTCCGCCAACCTTGCCGGTATCAAAAAAGAAGATATCCGCAAAGCCTTGTCCGATTTCAAAGGGGTGGAACACCGCCTTGAAAAGGTGGCGACAGTGCGCGGCATCCAGTTCATCAACGACTCCAAGGCAACCAACGTCAATTCCTGCTGGTATGCTTTACAAAGCATGACCACCAAGACCGTCCTCATTCTCGGTGGCAAAGACAAAGGAAACGATTATACCGAAATAGAAGAACTGGTACGTACCAAATGTTCGGCTTTAGTCTATTTGGGACTGCACAACGAGAAGTTGCATGAGTTCTTCGACCGCTTCGGGCTTCCTGTGGCCGACGTGCAAACAGGTATGAAAGATGCAGTGGAAGCAGCTTTCCAATTGGCCAAGAAGGGTGAGACCGTATTGCTAAGTCCTTGCTGCGCTTCGTTCGACCTCTTCAAGAGTTATGAAGACCGGGGCGATCAATTCAAGAAATACGTAAGAGAATTATAA
- the mraY gene encoding phospho-N-acetylmuramoyl-pentapeptide-transferase — MLYYLFQWLDKYDFPGAGMFGYTSFRALMAIILALLISSIWGDKFINLLKRKQITETQRDANIDPFGVNKVGVPSMGGVIIIFSILIPCLLLGKLNNIYMILMLITTVWLGSLGFADDYIKIFKKDKEGLHGKFKIIGQVGLGLIVGLTLYLSPQVVIRENIEVEKPGQGIEVVHAAKEIKATQTTIPFFKSNNLDYADLVSFMGEHAQTAGWILFVFVTIFVVTAVSNGANLNDGMDGMAAGNSAIIGLTLGILAYVSSHIEYAGYLNIMYIPGSEELVIFICAFIGAMIGFLWYNAYPAQVFMGDTGSLTIGGIIAVYAIIIHKELLIPILCGIFLVENLSVILQRVYYKAGKRKGVKQRLFKRTPIHDHFRTGMNLIEPGCKVVFTQPTQLFHESKITVRFWIVTIVLAAITIITLKIR; from the coding sequence ATGTTATACTACTTATTTCAATGGTTAGACAAATACGACTTCCCCGGTGCGGGCATGTTCGGCTACACATCTTTCAGAGCGTTAATGGCTATCATCCTGGCATTGCTCATTTCGAGCATATGGGGTGATAAGTTTATTAATCTATTAAAACGCAAGCAAATCACCGAGACGCAACGGGATGCCAATATCGACCCGTTCGGAGTAAACAAGGTGGGAGTGCCGAGTATGGGCGGAGTAATCATTATTTTTTCCATCCTGATTCCCTGTCTGTTGCTGGGCAAGCTGAACAATATCTATATGATTCTGATGCTTATCACCACTGTCTGGTTAGGCTCATTGGGATTTGCAGACGACTACATCAAGATATTCAAAAAAGACAAAGAAGGGCTGCATGGCAAATTCAAAATCATCGGCCAGGTAGGTCTTGGACTGATTGTAGGCCTTACGCTATACCTCAGCCCGCAGGTTGTCATTCGTGAGAATATTGAAGTGGAAAAGCCGGGGCAAGGCATTGAAGTAGTACATGCTGCCAAAGAAATCAAGGCTACACAGACCACCATTCCTTTTTTCAAAAGCAATAACCTGGATTATGCAGACCTTGTCTCCTTCATGGGAGAACATGCCCAAACAGCCGGCTGGATACTGTTCGTGTTCGTTACGATTTTCGTGGTAACCGCCGTCTCCAACGGCGCCAACCTGAACGACGGCATGGACGGCATGGCAGCAGGCAACTCCGCCATTATCGGTCTGACGCTGGGTATACTGGCATACGTATCCAGCCACATCGAATATGCCGGCTATCTGAATATCATGTATATCCCGGGATCGGAAGAACTGGTAATCTTCATCTGCGCCTTCATCGGTGCGATGATCGGCTTCCTTTGGTACAACGCTTACCCGGCACAAGTATTCATGGGTGATACGGGCAGCCTGACCATCGGCGGCATCATTGCCGTATATGCCATCATCATCCACAAAGAACTGCTGATACCTATTCTCTGCGGGATATTCCTCGTAGAGAACCTGTCGGTGATACTGCAACGGGTATATTATAAAGCCGGTAAACGAAAAGGAGTTAAACAGCGTCTCTTCAAACGGACGCCGATACACGACCACTTCCGTACCGGCATGAACCTGATAGAGCCCGGTTGCAAAGTGGTATTTACGCAACCGACGCAGCTGTTCCATGAATCAAAGATTACCGTCCGTTTCTGGATTGTAACCATTGTATTGGCAGCAATAACAATTATAACGTTAAAGATAAGATAA
- a CDS encoding cell division protein FtsQ/DivIB: MIKRILLSIVLLLVLTYLVVAITAFNRKPAGQVCHDVELLIKDTVYAGFITKKEVTAMLEKKGISPIGKNIDRIHAKPLEQALSKHPLIDEVECYKTPSGKLCIEVTQRIPILRIMSANGENYYLDNKGTVMPPDAKCVAHRAIVTGNVEKSFAMRDLYKFGVFLQKNSFWNAQIEQIHVLPGRNIELVPRVGDHIIYLGKLDDFERKLKRVKTFYEKGLNKVGWNKYSRISVEFGNQIICTKRQ, encoded by the coding sequence ATGATTAAACGGATTTTACTTTCTATCGTCCTGTTGCTTGTCCTTACCTATCTGGTAGTAGCCATTACCGCTTTCAACCGAAAGCCGGCCGGACAAGTATGCCACGATGTGGAGCTGCTTATCAAAGACACAGTATACGCCGGTTTCATCACGAAGAAAGAAGTAACCGCTATGCTGGAAAAGAAAGGCATCAGCCCCATAGGTAAAAACATAGACCGCATCCACGCCAAGCCCTTAGAACAGGCACTTTCCAAACATCCTCTCATCGATGAAGTGGAGTGTTACAAGACGCCAAGCGGCAAACTATGCATCGAGGTGACCCAACGCATTCCTATCCTGCGGATAATGAGCGCCAATGGCGAAAACTACTATCTGGACAACAAAGGAACAGTGATGCCGCCCGATGCAAAGTGCGTTGCACACCGGGCTATTGTGACCGGAAACGTAGAAAAGTCGTTTGCCATGAGGGATTTATATAAGTTTGGTGTATTTTTGCAAAAGAATTCGTTTTGGAACGCACAAATCGAACAGATTCATGTATTGCCGGGCAGAAACATAGAGTTAGTGCCGCGTGTAGGCGATCACATCATCTACCTCGGCAAGCTGGACGACTTCGAACGGAAGCTGAAACGGGTAAAGACATTCTACGAAAAAGGATTAAACAAGGTAGGCTGGAACAAATATTCCCGTATCAGCGTTGAATTCGGTAACCAGATAATCTGCACGAAAAGGCAATAG
- the ftsA gene encoding cell division protein FtsA: MATTDFIAAIELSSSKISGIAGKKNSDGSIQVLAYAREDASSFIHKGVIYNIDKTAQALTSIINKLEGQLNNSIAKVYVGIGGQSLRTVKNAVSRTLEEEDIISQELVDSICDENLEVPLADMSVLDVAPQEYKIDNNLQADPVGVAGQHITGQFLNIVARASLKKNLEHSFEQAKVEIADLLIAPIALANAVLTENEMRSGCALVDFGADTTTISVYKNNILRYLSVLPLGGNTITHDITSLQMEEQDAEKLKLQYGNALYEEEEDTETPAVCTLDDGRAIELATLNNIVEARTEEILANVWNQLQLSGYEDKLFSGVVFTGGGANLKNIEDAFRKQSKMEKIKTMRFVHNTIHGFSDVLSKDGMQNTLLALLAAGNENCCLQETKPAGNPTPKPVDMFGNDEILKEQEAAARAAKAQREKEEKERREKERQEKEERKRKKKEGPSWFEKTFNKLSNEIFSDDDMK; the protein is encoded by the coding sequence ATGGCAACAACAGATTTCATCGCCGCTATTGAGTTGAGTTCTTCCAAGATTTCCGGTATCGCGGGAAAGAAGAACAGCGACGGAAGTATTCAGGTGTTGGCTTATGCACGTGAAGATGCATCCTCATTCATCCATAAGGGCGTCATCTACAACATCGATAAGACAGCACAGGCATTGACTTCTATCATCAATAAGCTGGAAGGCCAGCTGAACAACTCCATTGCCAAAGTATATGTAGGCATCGGCGGACAGTCATTGCGCACAGTGAAAAATGCAGTGAGTCGCACACTGGAAGAGGAGGATATCATCTCACAAGAACTGGTAGACTCTATCTGCGATGAGAACCTCGAAGTGCCGTTGGCAGACATGAGCGTACTGGATGTGGCCCCTCAAGAATATAAAATAGACAACAACCTCCAAGCCGACCCGGTAGGAGTGGCAGGGCAGCACATCACAGGACAGTTCCTCAATATCGTGGCCCGCGCCTCACTCAAGAAGAACCTTGAACACAGCTTCGAGCAAGCCAAGGTAGAGATAGCCGACCTGCTCATAGCCCCGATAGCTCTGGCGAACGCCGTACTGACGGAAAACGAGATGCGTTCGGGCTGCGCACTGGTGGACTTCGGTGCGGACACCACCACCATTTCAGTCTATAAGAACAATATCCTCCGCTACCTGAGCGTACTGCCACTGGGCGGAAACACCATCACCCACGACATCACGTCACTGCAAATGGAGGAACAAGACGCCGAGAAGCTGAAGCTGCAATACGGCAACGCCCTCTACGAGGAAGAGGAAGACACCGAGACACCCGCCGTATGTACGCTGGACGACGGACGCGCCATTGAACTGGCCACGCTGAACAATATCGTCGAAGCCCGCACCGAGGAAATCCTTGCCAACGTATGGAACCAGCTGCAACTCTCCGGCTACGAGGACAAACTCTTCTCCGGAGTAGTGTTTACCGGTGGCGGGGCAAACCTGAAGAACATCGAAGATGCTTTCCGCAAACAAAGCAAAATGGAGAAGATAAAAACCATGCGCTTTGTTCATAACACGATTCATGGTTTCAGCGACGTGCTAAGCAAAGACGGCATGCAGAACACACTGCTGGCACTTCTTGCCGCAGGCAATGAAAACTGCTGCCTGCAGGAAACGAAACCCGCCGGTAATCCTACGCCCAAACCCGTTGACATGTTCGGCAATGACGAAATCCTGAAAGAACAGGAAGCAGCGGCCCGCGCTGCCAAAGCACAACGCGAGAAAGAAGAAAAGGAGCGTAGGGAGAAAGAACGCCAAGAAAAGGAGGAGAGAAAGCGGAAGAAGAAAGAAGGTCCCAGCTGGTTTGAAAAGACTTTCAACAAACTCTCCAACGAGATTTTCTCAGACGATGATATGAAATAA
- the murG gene encoding undecaprenyldiphospho-muramoylpentapeptide beta-N-acetylglucosaminyltransferase — protein sequence METKNNKPRIIISGGGTGGHIFPAVSIANAIKELCPDAEILFVGAEGRMEMQRVPDAGYKIIGLPVAGFDRKHLWKNFAVLVKLARSQWKARSIIKQFRPQVAVGVGGYASGPTLKTAGMMGVPTLIQEQNSYAGVTNKLLAKKACKICVAYEGMEKFFPAEKIIMTGNPVRQNLLGHSISREEAVRYFDLDPAKKTILILGGSLGARTINQTLTAGLDIIRKNPDIQFIWQTGKIYIAQVRDAITTATGEAVHHPHISALPNLYVTDFIKDMANAYAAADLVISRAGAGSISEFCLLHKPVILVPSPNVAEDHQTKNALALVDKDAAIYVKDAEAKEKLLSVALETVKDNEKLKALSNNIAKLALPDSATVIAKEVLKLIK from the coding sequence ATGGAAACGAAGAACAACAAACCGCGCATTATCATCAGCGGCGGTGGTACAGGAGGGCATATTTTCCCGGCCGTATCCATTGCCAACGCAATCAAAGAATTGTGTCCCGATGCGGAAATTCTGTTCGTGGGTGCGGAGGGGCGCATGGAAATGCAGCGTGTGCCCGATGCCGGTTATAAGATTATCGGTCTGCCCGTTGCGGGTTTCGACCGCAAACACCTGTGGAAGAACTTTGCCGTATTGGTGAAGCTGGCACGCAGCCAATGGAAAGCACGCAGCATTATCAAACAGTTCCGCCCGCAGGTGGCAGTAGGTGTAGGCGGCTATGCCAGCGGTCCTACCCTGAAAACGGCAGGAATGATGGGAGTGCCCACCTTGATACAGGAGCAGAACTCCTATGCCGGCGTCACCAACAAGCTGCTTGCCAAGAAAGCCTGCAAGATATGCGTCGCCTACGAAGGCATGGAGAAGTTCTTCCCCGCAGAGAAAATCATTATGACCGGCAATCCTGTCCGCCAGAACCTGCTCGGCCATTCCATTTCCCGCGAAGAAGCCGTACGCTATTTCGACTTAGACCCCGCCAAAAAAACAATCCTCATACTGGGCGGCAGTCTTGGAGCACGAACCATCAACCAAACTTTAACCGCAGGTTTGGACATCATCCGGAAGAACCCCGACATACAGTTCATCTGGCAAACCGGTAAAATATATATCGCACAGGTAAGGGACGCAATCACCACAGCAACCGGTGAGGCGGTGCACCACCCACACATCAGCGCCCTTCCCAACCTTTATGTGACAGATTTCATCAAGGACATGGCGAATGCCTACGCTGCCGCCGACTTGGTAATCTCCCGCGCCGGCGCCGGTTCCATTTCGGAATTCTGCCTGCTGCACAAGCCGGTGATTCTGGTACCGTCGCCCAATGTGGCAGAAGACCACCAAACCAAAAACGCACTGGCCCTTGTCGACAAGGATGCCGCTATCTACGTAAAAGATGCGGAAGCCAAAGAGAAGCTGCTGTCCGTAGCGCTGGAAACAGTGAAAGACAACGAGAAGCTGAAAGCCTTGAGCAACAACATAGCCAAACTGGCATTACCCGATTCGGCAACGGTCATTGCCAAAGAGGTATTGAAACTTATTAAATAA
- a CDS encoding UDP-N-acetylmuramate--L-alanine ligase, giving the protein MNIETIKSVYFVGAGGIGMSALIRYFLSKGKFVAGYDRTPSELTGHLIAEGAQIHYEENINLIPANCKEKETTLVVYTPAIPQEHAELAYFHEKGFEIQKRSQVLGTITRSSKGLCVAGTHGKTTTSTMAAHLFHQSHIGCTAFLGGISKNYGTNLLLSQTSPYTVIEADEFDRSFHWLSPYMSVITATDPDHLDIYGTREAYLESFRHYTTLIQPGGALIIRKGLALQPDVQPGVRVYTYSRDEGDFHAENIRIGNGEIFIDFVAPDTRINDIRLGVPIGINIENGVAAMALAHLNGVTDEEIKQGMASFRGVDRRFDFKIKTSRLVFLSDYAHHPAEIAQSVKSVRELYKDKKITAIFQPHLYTRTRDFYKDFADSLSLLDEVILTEIYPAREQPIPGVSSRLIYDNLRPGIEKCICPKEDILNLLSKKSVEVLIVLGAGDLDNYVPSITQLLEQQSK; this is encoded by the coding sequence ATGAATATAGAAACCATAAAATCCGTTTATTTCGTCGGCGCCGGCGGCATCGGCATGAGCGCACTGATACGTTATTTCCTCTCCAAAGGCAAGTTTGTGGCAGGATATGACCGTACGCCAAGCGAGCTGACCGGGCATCTGATTGCAGAAGGTGCACAAATACATTACGAGGAAAACATCAACCTCATTCCGGCGAATTGCAAGGAGAAGGAAACGACATTAGTAGTATATACCCCCGCCATACCTCAGGAACATGCCGAACTGGCCTACTTCCACGAGAAGGGTTTTGAGATACAGAAACGCTCCCAAGTATTAGGCACGATTACCCGCAGCAGCAAGGGACTTTGCGTTGCCGGCACTCATGGCAAAACCACCACGAGTACAATGGCAGCACACCTATTCCACCAGTCGCATATAGGTTGTACGGCTTTTCTCGGCGGTATCTCCAAAAATTACGGAACAAACCTGCTCTTGTCCCAGACCAGCCCGTATACGGTGATTGAGGCCGATGAGTTCGACCGTTCATTCCACTGGCTTTCTCCCTATATGAGTGTCATCACAGCCACCGATCCCGACCACCTGGACATATATGGTACACGCGAAGCCTATCTGGAAAGTTTCCGTCACTACACTACCCTCATCCAGCCGGGAGGCGCATTGATTATCCGTAAAGGCCTTGCCTTGCAACCCGACGTGCAGCCGGGTGTAAGGGTATACACCTACTCCCGCGATGAAGGCGATTTCCATGCAGAGAATATCCGCATCGGAAACGGCGAAATCTTCATCGACTTCGTGGCTCCGGATACACGCATCAATGACATCCGGCTCGGCGTACCTATCGGCATCAACATAGAGAACGGCGTAGCTGCCATGGCGCTCGCACACCTGAACGGAGTGACCGACGAGGAAATCAAACAAGGAATGGCAAGTTTCCGCGGAGTGGACCGCCGTTTCGACTTCAAGATAAAAACCAGCCGGCTCGTATTCCTCAGCGACTACGCGCATCATCCGGCCGAAATCGCACAAAGCGTGAAGTCCGTCCGCGAACTTTACAAAGATAAGAAGATAACCGCTATCTTCCAGCCCCACCTCTATACCCGCACCAGAGACTTCTACAAAGACTTTGCAGACAGCCTCTCACTGCTGGATGAGGTTATTCTGACGGAAATCTATCCTGCCCGCGAGCAACCGATTCCCGGTGTCAGCAGCCGGCTTATATATGACAACCTGCGTCCGGGCATCGAGAAGTGTATCTGCCCAAAGGAAGATATCCTGAACCTGCTTTCAAAGAAGTCGGTCGAAGTATTGATTGTGCTGGGAGCCGGTGATTTAGATAACTATGTGCCTTCCATAACCCAATTGCTTGAACAACAAAGCAAATAG
- a CDS encoding FtsW/RodA/SpoVE family cell cycle protein has translation MDLLKSIFKGDKVIWIIFLFLCLISITEVFSAASTLTYKSGDHWGPITQHSIILMVGAVIVVLMHNIPYKWFQVFPVFLLPASAILLVLVMMMERINGAARWMTFMGIQFQPSEIAKMAVIIVTAFILSKGQDEDGAHPKAFKRIMIITGAICLLIAPENLSTAALLFGVVFLMMFIGRVSAKKLLVLIGGLTSVGVIAVTFLLMTKNSDIPFLHRFDTWRARIEKFTNDEEVPAAKFDIDKDAQIAHARIAVATSNVVGKGPGNSVQRDFLSQAFSDFIFAIIIEELGLVGGVIVVFLYICLLIRVGRIAKKCDRTFPAFLIIGIALLLVSQAVFNMMVAVGLAPVTGQPLPLISKGGTSTLINCAYIGMILSVSRYTAKLEEQSEHDALPTMQIETDNGDESTYSEAQSAAEPTAKMLNSDAEFE, from the coding sequence ATGGATTTATTAAAAAGCATATTCAAAGGAGACAAAGTAATCTGGATAATTTTCCTCTTCCTCTGTCTCATCTCCATTACGGAAGTGTTCAGTGCTGCCAGTACGCTCACTTACAAGAGTGGCGACCACTGGGGGCCTATCACCCAGCACAGCATTATCCTAATGGTGGGTGCTGTAATTGTGGTTCTCATGCACAACATTCCCTACAAATGGTTCCAGGTGTTTCCCGTCTTTCTGCTACCGGCTTCTGCCATACTGTTGGTGCTGGTCATGATGATGGAACGCATCAATGGTGCGGCGCGCTGGATGACATTCATGGGCATACAGTTCCAACCTTCGGAGATTGCAAAAATGGCGGTTATCATTGTCACAGCCTTCATCCTTTCCAAGGGGCAAGACGAAGACGGAGCCCATCCAAAGGCATTTAAAAGGATCATGATAATAACCGGAGCCATCTGCCTGCTCATCGCCCCGGAAAACTTATCCACAGCGGCATTGCTGTTTGGAGTGGTTTTCCTGATGATGTTCATAGGACGTGTTTCCGCAAAAAAACTATTGGTATTAATCGGCGGTCTGACATCGGTAGGCGTCATCGCCGTCACCTTCCTCCTGATGACGAAGAACAGCGACATACCTTTCCTGCACCGGTTCGACACGTGGCGTGCCCGTATCGAGAAATTCACAAATGACGAGGAGGTTCCCGCTGCGAAATTCGATATAGACAAAGACGCGCAGATAGCCCATGCACGCATCGCCGTTGCCACCAGTAATGTTGTCGGCAAAGGCCCCGGCAATTCCGTACAGCGCGACTTCCTGAGCCAGGCATTTTCCGATTTCATCTTTGCCATTATCATTGAAGAGCTCGGACTGGTGGGAGGAGTCATAGTGGTATTCCTTTACATCTGCCTGCTGATACGTGTGGGACGCATTGCCAAGAAGTGCGACCGAACTTTCCCTGCCTTCCTCATCATCGGCATAGCCCTGTTGCTGGTATCGCAGGCCGTCTTCAATATGATGGTGGCTGTGGGATTGGCTCCTGTTACGGGGCAACCGTTACCGCTTATCAGCAAGGGAGGTACTTCCACTTTGATTAACTGCGCCTATATCGGTATGATACTGAGCGTCAGCCGATATACAGCCAAGTTGGAAGAACAGAGTGAACACGACGCCTTGCCCACCATGCAGATAGAAACCGATAACGGAGACGAAAGCACTTACAGTGAAGCGCAAAGCGCCGCAGAACCGACAGCCAAAATGCTGAACAGCGATGCTGAATTTGAATAA
- the ftsZ gene encoding cell division protein FtsZ produces MDDIAQFDFPTDSPKIIKVIGVGGGGGNAVNHMYREGIHDVTFVLCNTDNQALKDSPVPVKLQLGKEGLGAGNRPARARKAAEESIEDIKNMLNDGTKMVFITAGMGGGTGTGAAPIIAQTAKEMDILTIGIVTIPFRWEGDKKIDQALDGVEEISKHVDALLVINNEKLSEIYSELSVDDAFDKADDTLSVAAKSIAEIITLHGKVNLDFNDVKTVLKDGGVAIMSTGYGEGDNRVSMAIQNAQHSPLLNNNDIFNSKKVLLNISYSSQHKLMMSEMDEVKEFMNRFSRDFETKFGMAIDDKLEQSVKITLLATGFGIQDIHMKEMDERITQRTAEEQKRLAELEEEEEQRRSRRETYYGKDANTKYQRLRRRHIYIFNPEDLDNADLISMVENSPTYQRDKSTLAAIKLKAEEAGILATEEAREAENSGNGIITF; encoded by the coding sequence ATGGATGATATAGCACAATTCGATTTTCCGACCGATTCACCGAAAATCATCAAAGTTATCGGTGTAGGTGGCGGTGGCGGTAATGCCGTCAACCACATGTACCGGGAAGGCATACATGATGTAACATTCGTGCTGTGCAACACAGACAACCAGGCGTTGAAAGACTCCCCCGTTCCTGTGAAGCTGCAACTCGGCAAAGAGGGTTTGGGAGCCGGCAACCGTCCCGCCCGCGCCCGCAAAGCAGCCGAAGAAAGCATCGAGGACATCAAGAACATGCTGAACGACGGTACTAAAATGGTGTTCATCACTGCCGGAATGGGTGGCGGCACCGGTACAGGCGCAGCCCCTATCATTGCACAAACCGCCAAAGAAATGGACATCCTGACTATCGGCATCGTCACCATTCCGTTCCGCTGGGAGGGTGACAAGAAGATAGACCAAGCACTGGACGGTGTGGAGGAAATCAGCAAGCATGTAGACGCCCTGCTGGTTATCAACAACGAGAAACTGAGCGAAATATATAGCGAACTATCCGTAGACGACGCTTTCGACAAGGCAGACGACACCCTTTCGGTAGCCGCCAAGAGCATTGCCGAAATCATCACCCTGCATGGAAAGGTCAACCTCGACTTCAACGATGTAAAAACCGTATTGAAAGACGGCGGCGTGGCCATCATGAGTACAGGCTATGGCGAAGGAGACAACCGCGTAAGCATGGCCATCCAGAACGCCCAACATTCTCCGTTGCTGAACAACAACGACATCTTCAATTCCAAGAAAGTATTGCTCAACATTTCATACAGCTCACAACACAAACTGATGATGAGCGAAATGGACGAGGTGAAAGAGTTTATGAACCGTTTCAGCCGCGACTTCGAGACCAAATTCGGTATGGCCATCGACGACAAGCTGGAGCAAAGCGTCAAGATCACCCTACTTGCCACCGGTTTCGGCATCCAGGATATCCACATGAAGGAGATGGACGAGCGCATCACCCAGCGTACCGCAGAAGAGCAGAAGCGCCTCGCCGAACTGGAAGAAGAGGAAGAGCAAAGACGTTCGCGCCGCGAGACCTACTACGGCAAGGATGCCAACACCAAGTATCAACGCCTGCGCCGCCGGCATATCTACATCTTCAACCCCGAAGACCTCGACAATGCAGACCTCATCAGTATGGTAGAAAACTCTCCTACCTACCAGCGCGACAAGAGCACCCTGGCAGCAATCAAGCTCAAGGCGGAAGAAGCCGGAATACTCGCCACCGAGGAAGCGCGGGAAGCTGAAAACAGCGGTAACGGTATAATCACCTTCTAA